From one Caldithrix abyssi DSM 13497 genomic stretch:
- a CDS encoding 2-oxo acid dehydrogenase subunit E2 produces the protein MAIEFKLPELGENIVSGRVAAVLIKEGDSVTADQPLAELETDKAVIEVPSPVNGTVKKVLIKEGQDVKIGEPMFIFEEESDEGQPTAQKADETTEKESPETSVAPDSVEMPAAADEAPIAAQPAPVIEEDVPAAPQVERKTGELAPAAPSVRRFAREIGIDINQVPGTGPGGRISIEDVKAYSKMLNKQRALQAGAATGVQAEPLPDFEKWGEIERQPMNRVREITARHLSYAWSTIPHVTQFDKADITDLEALRKKYSEQVQQAGGKLTVTAILLKVVALALKKFPQFNASIDLAKNEIIFKKYINIGVAVDTDRGLLVPVVKNVEAKSITELAVELAKISQKARERKLTPDEMQGGNFSISNLGGIGGTGFTPVVNAPEVAILGVSRSEIQPVYKDGQFVPRLMLPLSLSYDHRLIDGADAARFLRWICEALEQPFLLTL, from the coding sequence ATGGCAATAGAATTTAAATTACCCGAATTAGGCGAAAACATCGTTTCCGGGCGGGTGGCCGCCGTTCTGATAAAAGAAGGCGATTCCGTTACGGCCGATCAGCCCCTGGCCGAGCTGGAAACGGACAAAGCGGTGATAGAGGTGCCCTCGCCCGTCAATGGCACGGTTAAAAAAGTGCTGATTAAAGAGGGGCAGGACGTAAAGATCGGCGAGCCGATGTTCATTTTCGAGGAAGAGTCGGATGAAGGGCAGCCGACTGCGCAAAAAGCCGATGAGACCACAGAAAAAGAATCACCTGAAACCAGCGTGGCTCCTGATTCCGTTGAAATGCCCGCTGCCGCGGATGAAGCTCCTATCGCAGCGCAGCCCGCGCCGGTCATTGAAGAGGATGTTCCTGCCGCCCCGCAAGTGGAACGAAAAACAGGCGAACTGGCGCCGGCCGCGCCTTCGGTCAGAAGATTTGCGCGCGAGATCGGCATCGACATCAACCAGGTGCCCGGCACAGGCCCTGGCGGACGGATTTCCATCGAAGACGTTAAAGCCTACTCTAAAATGCTGAACAAACAGCGCGCCCTGCAAGCCGGCGCGGCAACCGGCGTGCAGGCCGAACCTCTGCCCGATTTCGAAAAATGGGGCGAGATCGAACGCCAGCCCATGAACAGAGTGCGCGAAATCACGGCGCGGCACTTGAGCTACGCCTGGAGCACCATCCCGCACGTAACGCAATTTGACAAAGCCGACATCACCGATCTGGAGGCGTTGAGGAAGAAGTATTCCGAGCAGGTGCAACAGGCGGGCGGTAAATTGACTGTAACAGCCATTCTACTGAAGGTGGTGGCGCTGGCTTTGAAAAAATTTCCGCAATTCAACGCCAGTATTGATCTGGCAAAAAATGAAATCATCTTTAAGAAATACATTAACATCGGCGTGGCAGTGGACACCGATCGTGGATTGCTGGTGCCCGTGGTGAAGAATGTGGAGGCCAAAAGTATTACCGAGCTTGCGGTGGAATTGGCCAAAATTTCTCAAAAAGCGCGAGAACGCAAATTGACGCCGGACGAAATGCAGGGCGGCAACTTTTCCATCTCCAACCTGGGCGGTATTGGCGGAACCGGCTTTACGCCAGTGGTAAACGCGCCAGAGGTGGCCATTTTGGGCGTTTCGCGCTCGGAAATTCAACCGGTTTATAAAGACGGGCAATTTGTCCCGCGCCTGATGCTACCTCTGTCGCTTTCTTACGATCACCGGTTGATCGACGGGGCCGACGCCGCGCGCTTTTTGCGCTGGATCTGCGAGGCGCTCGAGCAACCTTTCTTATTAACACTGTAA